Within the Nitrospira sp. genome, the region TGTCTTCGCGCATATGTCCCAGGTATTTCTCTGGGGAGCCTATAAGAAGCCACGTGAGCTTATTTGGCTGGTGGGCTTGGCTCTCTTTGGGCTTGTCATGACATTTGGGTTCACCGGGTATTTACTTCCCTGGGATCAGCGTGCTTATTGGGCGACGACCGTCGGCGTGGAGATCATGGACAAGACTCCGGTCATCGGCGATTTCATGGCCCGCTTTCTCAAGGGCGGACCAACCCCTGGACAGATGACGTTGAGCCGCTTTTTCGTCATCCACGTCATGGTGCTCCCGGCGGCCCTGATGGGACTTGCCGGACTGCACATTTTTCTGTTCCGAAAAGCCGGTCCGGCCGGACCGTTTCGCGGCAGTTCCCAAGAGTTGTTGGCGAAGGCGGATTACTTTTTCCCGAGACAAATCTGGAAAGATATCGTCGCCATGGTCGCAGTCTTTTTCACCACGGCCTGCCTGGCATTCTGGGAGCCGGTGGTTTTGCTTGAGGAGGCTACGCCGGATCCCGGCGAGTATCATCCCGAGCCGGAATGGTATTTCCTATTCTTGTTTCAGATGTTGCGGTTGAAGGTGTTTGCCGGCGAGTTCGGGCAATTCCTCGGCGCCGTCGGGCTGCCTGGATTGTTCATGTTGCTCCTAGCCGCGCTTCCATTCATCGACACGAGCCCAGAACGCAACATTTTCAAGCGGCCTATATCCTTGGTGGGCTGGATCGTCGTCATGGCAACCATTCTGATCTTCACGGTCTCAGCCATTATCAATCGTGAGTTCCTCGACTAAATAACCTCAGATTGGCACCGTAGCATGACGGACGCACAGAGTATGTCGCCACTCAAAACAGGATTAGCCGTCGTTTGGTACAGCTTCTGGACGGGAGCTCCCGTTAAATTGGCCCTCTGCCTTCTCTTCATGGCGATGGGCACGCATCCGTGGGAGATGCCGGGTGTGGGCCTGTTGCTTCTTCTTTCCATCCCCATCGACATGTGGGCCATCGGGCTGGTATCGAGGACGCTGTTTTTGGAGAAGTTTCGTGTCACCCCCCGTGATGGCCTCGGAATCAGACTGTGGCTCCACATCACCATTGTCAATGCCATCTGTCTGCCACTGATCTATTACATCCAGAGTGCCGTGACAGATGTGGCCAAATCGGTTGCCGCCAGCATTATGGAAACGGACCTCATGAAGGACATGCCCGTCGCCGAGCGGATCGGAATCGAATTGACCGCTTGGGGCAGCGTGGCGACGGTGGTCCTCCTGGTACTTCTTATGATTTGGCTGACAGTTATTGGACGTGTCGTGCTCCGCCAGGTGGCCACAGCGTCTCCGACCCAGGAGAGCTATCAGGATCTGATCACCCAATGGGACCTGATGCGAGTGCCAACCGATCAGACCTTGATGTTGACCGCCGTCACAGCGGCAGGTGTTGTCTTAACTTTTGTCTTCTGGGGTGCGATTCCGAACACGACGCCCCACCCCCATGAAGATTATAAGCTTCCCGTCGCGAAGGCGGCTGGGCCATTTAAGCCGATCGAGTCGCTGAATAAGGATGAGAAAGTGCTGGCGCAAATCGACGCGCAAATCACGGCTCTGGAGGCCAGACAGGTCGAGCTCGAAACCGAAAAGAAGAAAACCGGAAAGGGAGCCTCGCCCAGAGGAAAAGCACCTGCAGCGGCGACCAAGGCTGACAAGCCCTAGTGATTCACCGCGAGAATGGTGGATTTGCCTGTTCAATCAGCCTTCCTGGCAAGTCATTCGGGCGATGGAGCGGGGACGACGGACCTTCCGCCAAGCCCTCCGATGCATCAGGAACGCGGTGCAGGGAGGCGGGGCTCACTCGATCGTCGGCTCAAACGGGTGCTCCTTC harbors:
- a CDS encoding cytochrome b — protein: MSAPTTTTQPSAVEKVIEFIDERVGLHKLQAKMLNEPIPGGSRWAYVFGSVLLFIFIMQAVTGILLMFYYVPSADHAYASTQYIIHEVDYGWFLLSYHFWGSSAMVVCVFAHMSQVFLWGAYKKPRELIWLVGLALFGLVMTFGFTGYLLPWDQRAYWATTVGVEIMDKTPVIGDFMARFLKGGPTPGQMTLSRFFVIHVMVLPAALMGLAGLHIFLFRKAGPAGPFRGSSQELLAKADYFFPRQIWKDIVAMVAVFFTTACLAFWEPVVLLEEATPDPGEYHPEPEWYFLFLFQMLRLKVFAGEFGQFLGAVGLPGLFMLLLAALPFIDTSPERNIFKRPISLVGWIVVMATILIFTVSAIINREFLD